The DNA sequence TGGAATTTGCGCTCGCCTCGCCAGATGACTGACAGAGTGCGCTTCTCTGTCAGTCGGCGTTGCCGTAATAGACTTCGGTCATCAATCCGGTCGCTTCGCGCACTTTGCGGGCAATCTCGTCGACCTGTCCTGACTTGAGGGAAGTCACATAAGCTTCCGCGGTACTGCGGGCAATCGTATAGACCTGCACCAGCTTGATCTGTCCTCCCGCAGCGACGAATTCATTCAGACGCGCGCAATAAGCGTCGATTTCCGCATCACTCGGCGGCTCCTCATTCACGAGCATGAACAGGCTCTGAATCACAATTGGCCGCTGTTTTGCAGCTGCAGTGATGTTCTCCAGGATCTGTGAAAATCGGATTTTCGTGCGATCGATGAGTTTAAAGTACTCTTCCGTTCCCGCATCCAGTTTCGCCCAGACCTCTCCCTGATTCTCATCGAAAATCTTCAAGGCTGCCTGTGTGCCCGGTCGGTGAAACATGCTCGCATTGCTGATCAGGACCAGCTTGACGTCATTTGCGCCATGCTTGTGCTTAAGATCAGCAACAGCAGCGACAATCTGG is a window from the Gimesia benthica genome containing:
- a CDS encoding radical SAM protein, translating into MTSSLPLHSQHQRTYHENKFVYPVLSRRSKGISIGVNLNPDKICNFDCIYCQVDRREESETRFVGFDQLLQELDHMLKFVLSGEIYQDEKFQSVPQELRRLNDIAFSGDGEPTTYKNFDQIVAAVADLKHKHGANDVKLVLISNASMFHRPGTQAALKIFDENQGEVWAKLDAGTEEYFKLIDRTKIRFSQILENITAAAKQRPIVIQSLFMLVNEEPPSDAEIDAYCARLNEFVAAGGQIKLVQVYTIARSTAEAYVTSLKSGQVDEIARKVREATGLMTEVYYGNAD